A stretch of Acidimicrobiia bacterium DNA encodes these proteins:
- the rsrA gene encoding mycothiol system anti-sigma-R factor, protein MDCEHAIQRIYEYLDGELTPFKRAAIARHLDECPPCAQGFDFEIELRQVIAFKCRDEVPPDLRRRIAAALGHELPPDDLVV, encoded by the coding sequence ATGGACTGCGAGCACGCCATCCAGCGCATCTACGAGTACCTCGACGGCGAGCTCACGCCGTTCAAGCGGGCGGCGATCGCCCGCCACCTCGACGAGTGCCCGCCATGCGCGCAGGGCTTCGACTTCGAGATCGAGCTCCGCCAGGTGATCGCCTTCAAGTGCCGGGACGAGGTGCCTCCCGACCTGCGGCGCCGGATCGCCGCCGCGCTCGGCCACGAGCTCCCGCCCGACGACCTCGTCGTCTAG
- a CDS encoding sigma-70 family RNA polymerase sigma factor produces the protein MADQAQFADLAMPYMSALYSAALRMTRNTADAEDLVQETYLRAYRGFGGFKEGTNLKAWLYKILTNTFINSYRSKKRRPEQVDLDDVEDFYLFRRLGGLEAAEAARSPEAEVLDAMPDQVVKQALEDLPEQFRMAVLLADIEGFSYKEIAEIMDVPIGTVMSRLHRGRKQLQKRLWDLAEERGLVPRASTAAGG, from the coding sequence TCCGCCGCGCTCCGGATGACGCGCAACACGGCGGACGCCGAGGACCTCGTCCAGGAGACCTACCTCCGCGCCTACCGCGGGTTCGGCGGGTTCAAGGAGGGCACGAACCTCAAGGCTTGGCTGTACAAGATCCTGACGAACACCTTCATCAACAGCTACCGCTCGAAGAAGCGCCGGCCCGAGCAGGTCGATCTCGACGACGTCGAGGACTTCTACCTGTTCCGGCGCCTGGGCGGGCTCGAGGCGGCGGAGGCCGCGCGCAGCCCCGAGGCGGAGGTGCTCGATGCGATGCCCGACCAGGTCGTGAAGCAGGCGCTCGAGGACCTGCCCGAGCAGTTCCGCATGGCCGTCCTGCTCGCCGACATCGAGGGCTTCTCCTACAAGGAGATCGCGGAGATCATGGACGTGCCGATCGGGACCGTCATGAGCCGGCTCCACCGCGGAAGAAAGCAGCTCCAGAAGCGGTTGTGGGATCTGGCCGAGGAACGAGGACTGGTCCCGCGGGCGTCGACCGCCGCGGGGGGATGA